One window of the Desulfobotulus mexicanus genome contains the following:
- a CDS encoding acyl-CoA thioesterase, producing the protein MQQFEAFFPHETRIRIPMSMVDPGNVVYHSRYLDLYHEARDRYMDAAGHSYAILMENNYHLAVADAHLQFRKPVRYMETAIIRTRFN; encoded by the coding sequence ATGCAGCAGTTTGAAGCTTTTTTCCCCCATGAAACCCGCATCCGTATCCCCATGTCCATGGTTGATCCGGGAAATGTTGTTTACCACAGCCGTTATCTTGATCTTTACCACGAAGCCCGTGACCGGTATATGGATGCCGCAGGCCACAGCTATGCAATCCTGATGGAAAACAATTACCATCTGGCCGTGGCCGACGCCCACCTGCAATTCCGCAAACCTGTAAGATACATGGAAACAGCCATTATCCGCACCCGTTTCAACTGA
- a CDS encoding methyl-accepting chemotaxis protein gives MHFSIRQKLLFAFSMSILVPLLLTFLFLGIQIRKTSVENFHAGAAKELTHIEAAMDIFMENALNTVRMQALNPDVRKINEEISSYKDARREMSPKDMELSDLENKIRSFFGQIENSSPHLVEVFLGTRWGGFTSSGNSPMPAGYDPRARPWYKEAMGDISKPSISNAYMSTTGEPVISLMHGIQSEKNELVGIAGLDVSLGALTSLIQRSQIGETGYVMLVQGDGVILANPRNPETNFKKLTESGIEAFRVLDKTDRGSASLEIKGTEWLAEVHTLPGLGWKLVGLIERSEVMEGFRAMMRLMVIIGILVFAVFMGLAYIMALSLSTPIQKTTRMLQDVAEGEGDLTRRLKVQSSDEIGVMATGFNTFIEKIREIVADVVTRAGLVNRSSGKLMDIAANMDQKVDETARKAQAVATAIEEMNTGFSSIAAAMEEANQNTNMVATASEEMSATISEIAQNTENARAIADQAVKEARNATESMDILGKAADAIGKVTATISEISEQTNLLALNATIEAARAGESGKGFAVVANEIKELAKQTAAATEDIKQRINDIQGSTHNTIGQISTIDKTILEINDIIATIATAIEEQSAATREIADNVGQASRGLQEVTANVAQSSHVIKEITRDVGDVSSAAAEMKINSQNVAVNAQDLRSLAEELQALLGRFRT, from the coding sequence ATGCATTTTTCCATACGCCAGAAACTGCTGTTTGCCTTTTCCATGAGTATCCTTGTTCCCCTTCTGCTCACCTTTCTTTTTCTTGGTATACAGATCCGTAAAACCAGCGTGGAAAACTTCCATGCTGGGGCAGCCAAGGAGCTGACCCATATAGAAGCTGCCATGGACATTTTCATGGAAAATGCCCTGAACACGGTGCGCATGCAGGCACTCAACCCGGATGTCAGAAAGATTAATGAAGAAATAAGCTCTTATAAAGATGCCCGCCGGGAAATGAGCCCCAAAGATATGGAACTCTCGGATCTTGAAAATAAAATCCGGTCTTTCTTCGGGCAGATTGAAAACAGCAGCCCCCATCTTGTGGAAGTCTTCCTTGGAACCCGCTGGGGCGGCTTTACATCCTCAGGCAATTCTCCCATGCCCGCAGGCTATGATCCCAGAGCAAGACCCTGGTACAAAGAAGCCATGGGGGACATATCAAAACCCAGCATTTCCAATGCCTACATGTCCACCACCGGAGAACCGGTCATCAGCCTCATGCATGGAATACAGTCAGAAAAAAATGAACTCGTGGGCATCGCAGGTCTGGATGTGAGTCTTGGCGCTTTGACCAGCCTGATCCAGAGAAGCCAGATCGGAGAAACGGGCTATGTCATGCTGGTGCAGGGCGACGGAGTTATCCTTGCCAACCCCAGAAACCCTGAAACCAACTTCAAAAAACTGACGGAAAGCGGCATTGAAGCCTTCAGGGTTCTCGATAAAACAGACAGAGGGAGCGCATCCCTTGAAATCAAGGGAACAGAATGGCTGGCCGAAGTGCACACCCTTCCGGGACTTGGCTGGAAGCTTGTGGGTTTAATTGAGCGCAGTGAAGTGATGGAAGGCTTCAGGGCAATGATGCGCCTCATGGTAATCATAGGCATCCTTGTTTTTGCTGTTTTCATGGGGCTGGCCTACATCATGGCCCTGTCCCTCTCCACACCCATTCAGAAAACCACAAGAATGCTTCAGGATGTAGCCGAAGGCGAAGGAGACCTCACCCGGAGGCTGAAGGTTCAAAGCAGCGATGAAATCGGCGTTATGGCCACCGGCTTCAACACCTTTATCGAGAAAATCAGAGAAATAGTGGCCGATGTGGTCACCAGAGCCGGTCTTGTTAACAGATCCTCCGGAAAGCTCATGGATATTGCCGCAAACATGGATCAGAAGGTGGACGAAACCGCCCGGAAAGCTCAGGCTGTGGCCACAGCCATAGAAGAAATGAATACCGGTTTCAGTTCCATTGCCGCAGCCATGGAAGAAGCCAACCAGAACACCAATATGGTGGCAACGGCTTCCGAAGAAATGTCCGCCACAATTTCTGAAATTGCACAAAATACGGAAAATGCCAGAGCCATTGCGGATCAGGCGGTAAAGGAAGCCCGAAATGCCACAGAATCCATGGATATTCTGGGCAAAGCCGCCGATGCCATAGGCAAAGTGACAGCCACCATCAGCGAGATATCGGAACAGACCAATCTTCTGGCCCTGAATGCCACCATCGAGGCCGCCAGAGCCGGTGAGTCTGGCAAAGGTTTTGCCGTTGTAGCCAATGAAATCAAGGAACTTGCCAAACAAACCGCAGCAGCCACAGAAGACATAAAGCAGCGCATCAATGATATTCAGGGCAGTACCCACAACACCATCGGCCAGATCAGCACCATCGATAAAACAATCCTTGAAATCAATGATATCATTGCCACCATTGCTACAGCCATAGAAGAACAGTCCGCCGCCACCCGTGAAATTGCAGACAATGTGGGACAGGCATCCAGAGGCCTTCAGGAAGTAACGGCCAATGTGGCCCAGAGCAGCCATGTAATCAAGGAAATCACAAGGGATGTAGGGGATGTAAGCAGTGCTGCAGCAGAAATGAAAATCAACAGTCAGAATGTTGCCGTAAATGCACAGGATCTCCGGTCTCTGGCCGAAGAACTTCAGGCCCTTCTGGGAAGGTTCCGCACCTGA
- a CDS encoding phosphotransferase family protein: MNTQELPPLMDIHTIQTLAGHMGLGNCKPIPDICLAGSPERSQSRMAVETKKGIFVLERFSLNQGPRKNLIADLLFRLDALDLPHILLPLRDDKGRALIKKNAAFFQFTPYIKGEELPRPEYTKDSWRGKAFAGFIINLLKKGTMARINTPPFKILAYIRELMQILKLRETWLHDRILPISEQIEAHLGPLLESIPLTLSHGDLHPVNALFGRKELLYVIDWEFCGPKPDIHDTANLIGCLGSEDPMALQGPFVRDLLRNLRASGLVSPAGWQALASMVAAIRFCWLSEWLRKEDSEMIDLECDYLELLVSHRQALSDLWLSLPEK; encoded by the coding sequence ATGAATACTCAGGAACTGCCACCTTTAATGGATATCCATACCATCCAAACCCTTGCCGGGCACATGGGCCTTGGAAACTGCAAACCAATACCGGACATCTGCCTTGCAGGCAGTCCGGAACGCAGCCAGAGCCGCATGGCTGTGGAAACCAAAAAGGGCATTTTTGTTCTGGAGCGTTTTTCCCTGAATCAGGGGCCCCGTAAAAACCTCATTGCAGATCTCCTTTTCCGCCTTGATGCCTTAGACCTGCCCCACATACTTCTTCCACTGCGGGATGACAAAGGAAGGGCGCTGATCAAAAAAAACGCCGCCTTCTTCCAGTTCACACCCTATATCAAGGGAGAAGAGCTTCCCAGACCGGAATATACCAAAGACAGCTGGCGGGGAAAAGCCTTTGCAGGCTTTATAATCAATCTTTTAAAAAAGGGCACCATGGCCCGTATCAATACCCCACCCTTTAAGATCCTTGCATACATCAGAGAACTGATGCAGATTCTAAAACTCCGTGAAACCTGGCTCCATGATCGCATACTCCCCATAAGCGAGCAAATTGAAGCACATCTTGGCCCGCTTCTGGAATCAATCCCCCTCACCCTCAGCCATGGGGATCTGCACCCGGTTAATGCCCTTTTCGGAAGAAAGGAACTGCTTTACGTCATAGACTGGGAGTTCTGTGGACCCAAGCCAGACATCCATGACACGGCCAACCTCATCGGATGCCTTGGCAGTGAAGATCCCATGGCATTGCAAGGGCCCTTTGTGCGGGATCTTCTCAGAAATCTCAGGGCATCGGGACTAGTATCCCCTGCAGGCTGGCAGGCACTGGCCTCCATGGTGGCAGCCATACGCTTCTGCTGGCTTTCGGAGTGGCTGAGAAAAGAGGATTCGGAAATGATAGATCTGGAATGTGATTATCTGGAGCTGCTTGTATCCCACAGACAAGCCCTTTCCGATCTCTGGCTTTCCCTGCCGGAAAAATGA
- a CDS encoding 4-hydroxyphenylacetate 3-hydroxylase family protein has product MRTKEQYVADLMKMKKNIYYKGEKISRDHEELKMTLNVLGHTFDAAMDPEKAHLCTAKSHLSGETINRFCHIHQSPEDLHKKQDMTRMLCREVGYCIGRCMGADASNAVNIISYEADKANGGATEYHKNFLRWLDNFQKKDLVVACAQTDVKGERMLRPSQQPDPDQYLHVVEKNSKGIVVTGCKVHITQASVADEIMVVPTRSLTEEEKDYAVAFAIPSDAEGLTQVVHPHNMRARKHFKRGFDFGAADSYVIFDRVFVPWDRVFLCGEHLHGGLCALLFALFHRHSYSGCKPAIGDITMGLAALAAEVNGIEKSARVKEKLASIIQIAELGYAAGYTASSLGKAEMTIPGMGPVPFGPGSCIPNSIYCNVGRCLTGEAVFHEQEILCDIAGGVPATFPYEQDLVNEELRPYLEKYLKRNTKIPVEDQIRFWLYFSDLTVSSLAGTLNYASFHGGGSPVMEQIAITSQYNIQERKDIVKRLAGMSASW; this is encoded by the coding sequence ATGAGAACAAAGGAACAATACGTTGCCGATCTGATGAAAATGAAGAAGAACATTTATTACAAGGGAGAAAAAATTAGCCGGGATCACGAGGAGCTGAAGATGACCCTGAATGTTCTGGGTCACACCTTTGATGCGGCAATGGATCCTGAGAAAGCCCACCTTTGCACGGCCAAATCCCATCTGAGCGGTGAAACCATCAATCGTTTCTGTCATATTCACCAGAGTCCCGAAGATCTGCATAAAAAGCAGGACATGACGCGCATGCTCTGCCGGGAAGTTGGCTACTGCATCGGTCGATGCATGGGCGCTGATGCCAGTAATGCGGTGAACATCATCTCCTATGAAGCAGATAAGGCCAATGGAGGTGCTACGGAATACCATAAGAATTTTCTCAGATGGCTGGATAATTTTCAGAAAAAAGACCTGGTGGTGGCCTGTGCTCAGACCGATGTGAAGGGCGAAAGGATGCTGCGTCCCTCCCAGCAGCCCGATCCGGACCAGTACCTCCATGTGGTGGAAAAAAACAGCAAAGGGATTGTGGTAACGGGCTGCAAGGTGCATATCACCCAGGCTTCCGTTGCGGATGAGATTATGGTGGTGCCGACCCGTTCCCTTACGGAGGAGGAGAAGGATTATGCGGTGGCTTTTGCCATTCCTTCGGATGCAGAAGGTCTTACCCAGGTGGTGCATCCCCATAATATGAGAGCCCGTAAGCATTTTAAGCGGGGGTTTGATTTTGGGGCCGCGGATTCCTATGTGATTTTTGACAGAGTTTTTGTGCCATGGGACAGGGTCTTTCTCTGCGGTGAGCATCTTCACGGAGGGTTGTGTGCCCTGCTGTTTGCCCTCTTCCACCGCCACAGCTATTCCGGATGCAAACCGGCCATTGGCGATATTACCATGGGGCTTGCCGCTTTAGCAGCAGAGGTGAACGGTATTGAGAAAAGCGCCCGTGTAAAGGAAAAGCTTGCCAGCATCATTCAGATTGCGGAACTGGGTTATGCCGCCGGCTATACGGCATCGTCCCTTGGTAAGGCAGAGATGACCATCCCGGGCATGGGGCCGGTGCCTTTTGGTCCGGGTTCCTGCATTCCCAACTCCATTTACTGCAATGTGGGCCGCTGCCTTACGGGTGAGGCTGTTTTCCATGAACAGGAGATACTCTGTGATATAGCAGGTGGTGTACCCGCTACCTTCCCCTATGAACAGGATCTGGTGAATGAGGAGCTCAGGCCCTATCTGGAAAAATACCTGAAGCGGAATACAAAGATACCCGTGGAGGACCAGATCCGTTTCTGGCTGTATTTCAGCGATTTGACCGTTTCTTCCCTTGCAGGAACCTTGAATTATGCAAGTTTCCACGGAGGAGGCTCTCCTGTTATGGAGCAGATTGCCATCACATCTCAGTACAATATTCAGGAAAGAAAGGATATTGTCAAACGGCTTGCCGGGATGTCCGCGAGTTGGTGA
- a CDS encoding YchJ family protein — translation MEQCPCGSGQTFDACCEPYIAGSVNAPTAEILMRSRYTAYARISMDYIFETTHPDQRGDYDAEGAKAWAESSQWHGLEILAKEKGLEGDTEGNLEFAAHFSQDGKRYVHHERAFFRKGDDGKWYFYDGQPVTAETVRREGPKVGRNDPCPCGSGKKYKKCCIDNAA, via the coding sequence ATGGAACAATGTCCCTGCGGTTCTGGCCAGACCTTTGATGCCTGCTGTGAACCCTATATTGCAGGTTCTGTAAATGCCCCAACCGCTGAAATCCTTATGCGGTCCCGTTATACGGCCTATGCCCGCATTTCCATGGATTATATTTTTGAGACGACCCACCCGGATCAGCGGGGCGATTATGATGCCGAAGGTGCCAAGGCCTGGGCTGAATCTTCCCAATGGCATGGCCTTGAAATTCTTGCCAAAGAAAAGGGGCTGGAAGGGGATACGGAAGGCAATCTTGAGTTTGCGGCCCATTTTTCCCAGGACGGCAAGCGCTATGTCCACCATGAGCGGGCCTTTTTCCGTAAGGGTGATGATGGAAAATGGTATTTTTATGATGGCCAGCCCGTTACGGCGGAGACGGTTCGAAGGGAAGGTCCCAAGGTAGGCCGCAATGATCCCTGTCCCTGTGGCTCCGGTAAAAAATATAAGAAGTGCTGCATAGACAATGCCGCATAA
- a CDS encoding 1,4-dihydroxy-6-naphthoate synthase, which yields MAFSPCPNDTFIFDALIHGRVPCPGFSPEAVLADVETLNQWAFQGLYPVSKLSFAALGRLRDSYALLPSGAALGRGCGPLLTARESMDRDRLRRSVIAVPGLDTTATFLLRLFLGKDLDLRPMPFETIMPALRDGLVDAGLIIHEGRFVFKEYGLICIQDLGAFWEETTGFPIPLGGIALRRDMLSSAELLSRAIGESILHARRFPEGAMPYIRSHAQEMVADVMERHIALYVNDFSIDLGEEGRETVAFFFRKGEELGLFPACEKDFMAF from the coding sequence TTGGCCTTTTCTCCCTGCCCCAATGACACCTTTATCTTCGACGCCCTGATCCATGGACGTGTACCTTGTCCCGGTTTTTCTCCGGAGGCCGTGCTTGCCGATGTGGAAACCCTGAACCAGTGGGCTTTTCAGGGGCTCTATCCTGTAAGCAAACTTTCCTTTGCCGCACTGGGAAGGCTCAGGGACAGCTATGCTCTGCTTCCTTCGGGTGCGGCTCTGGGGCGGGGCTGCGGTCCTCTCCTTACGGCCAGAGAGTCAATGGACAGGGACAGGCTGCGGCGTTCGGTCATTGCTGTTCCGGGTCTGGATACCACAGCCACTTTTTTGCTGCGTCTTTTTCTGGGGAAGGATCTGGATCTGCGGCCCATGCCCTTTGAGACCATTATGCCCGCCCTGCGGGATGGTCTGGTTGATGCCGGATTGATTATCCATGAAGGCCGTTTTGTTTTCAAGGAATATGGTCTGATCTGTATTCAGGATCTGGGAGCTTTCTGGGAGGAGACAACAGGCTTTCCCATTCCTCTGGGGGGTATTGCCCTTAGAAGGGATATGCTTTCTTCGGCAGAGCTGCTGAGCCGTGCCATCGGCGAAAGCATTCTCCATGCAAGGCGTTTTCCCGAAGGGGCCATGCCTTATATCCGTTCCCATGCCCAGGAAATGGTAGCGGATGTCATGGAAAGGCATATTGCCCTTTATGTGAATGATTTTTCCATTGATCTGGGGGAAGAGGGCAGGGAAACCGTGGCTTTTTTCTTCCGCAAAGGAGAGGAACTGGGGCTTTTTCCTGCATGTGAAAAGGATTTTATGGCCTTTTGA
- a CDS encoding ABC transporter substrate-binding protein → MGPYTKKLSLLISLCAFTLLWGCEKPPVLIGFSGPLTGSYADLGIHGRNGAQLALEEINAQGGIAGRRLEMISRDDKGTAEGAIQADRELIEAKVTAIIGHMTSSQTLAAMPLIEEAEMVLFSPTTSTPELSGIKDFFFRIQPTTDTAATALARYAAMDMDLKRIGSVWDKNNKAFSLPFHNAFSKEFSTHERRIVLEKNIFSPDRPNWDALAEELAEAELDALLVVLSARDAAALTQAMQTRNAVLPLLSANWAMTEELLTAGGRTVETMIFAGHAFSENPTSMYEKFLENYHKRYGQWPSFAAEYAYDTMHILGKALQKTGGQRKGLPEALVATENYPGLRWPISIDAYGDVVSSIFITEVKDGQFRILSTIPMESMP, encoded by the coding sequence ATGGGGCCATACACAAAAAAACTATCCCTGCTGATTAGCCTCTGCGCCTTCACACTTCTCTGGGGCTGTGAAAAACCGCCTGTCCTGATAGGGTTTTCCGGCCCCCTCACAGGGTCCTATGCGGACCTTGGAATACACGGCCGTAACGGTGCCCAGCTTGCCCTGGAAGAAATAAATGCCCAGGGTGGCATTGCAGGCCGCAGGCTGGAGATGATCAGCCGGGATGACAAAGGGACTGCGGAAGGGGCCATTCAGGCGGACAGGGAACTGATAGAGGCAAAAGTTACGGCCATCATCGGACACATGACAAGCTCCCAGACCCTTGCGGCCATGCCCCTCATTGAAGAAGCCGAAATGGTACTGTTCAGCCCCACCACCTCCACACCGGAACTCAGCGGTATTAAAGATTTCTTCTTCCGCATACAGCCAACGACGGATACTGCTGCAACAGCTCTGGCCCGTTATGCCGCCATGGACATGGATTTAAAGCGTATCGGCTCCGTATGGGACAAAAACAACAAGGCCTTTTCCCTGCCCTTTCACAATGCATTTTCAAAAGAATTTAGCACCCATGAAAGAAGAATTGTACTGGAAAAAAACATTTTTTCTCCTGACAGACCAAACTGGGATGCCCTGGCTGAGGAGCTGGCCGAGGCAGAGCTGGATGCCCTTCTTGTGGTTCTTTCCGCAAGGGATGCTGCCGCCCTGACCCAGGCCATGCAGACCCGAAATGCGGTACTGCCCCTTCTCAGCGCGAACTGGGCCATGACGGAAGAGCTGCTCACCGCAGGGGGCAGAACCGTCGAAACCATGATATTTGCAGGCCATGCCTTCAGTGAAAATCCCACATCAATGTATGAAAAATTTCTTGAAAATTACCACAAGCGCTATGGCCAGTGGCCTTCCTTTGCCGCAGAATATGCCTATGACACAATGCACATTCTGGGCAAAGCCCTCCAGAAAACCGGCGGCCAGAGGAAAGGACTGCCTGAAGCCCTTGTGGCAACAGAAAACTACCCCGGCCTGCGCTGGCCCATTTCCATTGATGCCTATGGCGATGTGGTCAGCTCCATCTTTATCACAGAGGTAAAGGACGGTCAGTTCCGCATTCTCAGCACAATCCCTATGGAGTCCATGCCATGA
- a CDS encoding hybrid sensor histidine kinase/response regulator, with the protein MTAASISTLLRRYLALRLLLPAVFLVMGLSTLLGWQRWQDIQREQHLQTMALSEYVATYLSFSREIINLMAESSELAAFPAIVPEFLKHSHAFERILLLSDQGEVLATIPPLGSLKDYSRLMPMDHRNKDKQDVYISSPYQAPLSSNITASLFSYPVGGKLVVGELNLFSLQNFITGLGQTKDSTFFFITDRYGNLVAHPDQKMVAQQTNLGNFKAVEQGLKGQAEFLGIHRISGVHHLFSAAPVLGGDWVVFTAWNARAKFFSVFATMGILTVLLLFLLSSTVWLLQHNLHEEVSRPLAIFAEAMDSLEKGEEKNIRYLANLKKTPFQELEILRQGFLDMADAIAQREKALRSSESRFRNLSDALPESVFETDSSYSFQYMNKKTMEQFAYTEEELTSGMTLMDLSIEEERNLIFDYLWQSMEKEVISPLSFTALKKNGQIFDAQLHISTILTNNSPSGIRGFIIDVTKSKEEQAQRLEMERRLLHSQKLESLGVLAGGIAHDFNNILAAIQGNLELALLEIPDNSPALESVNQASTAVRRATDLTRQMLAYSGKGQFLVQRIQLNHFIEESMTMLQAVMPKTITMETRLAPELLEIMADPGQLQQVIINLITNASEAMEERPGTLSIHTGVCFCESNFFHNSRILKKPAPGNFVFLVVKDTGCGMDKDSLDRLFEPFFTTKFTGRGLGLSAVLGIIQGHGGAIMVESRPDKGTSFQVFFPALPESDSWKQKKDHGDSEAKDEGQESEDKDKGMVLVADDEEMLRKLYADALETMGYKSLSACEGKEALEIFQKHSREIICVILDLTMPRMDGKACFEAIRRIKPDISIILCSGYNEEAAMDIFPEDSPSRFLKKPFSMAALQFAMEELTGTDKIS; encoded by the coding sequence ATGACAGCCGCCTCCATCAGCACCCTGCTCCGCCGCTATCTGGCCCTTCGCCTTCTGCTCCCGGCGGTTTTTCTGGTTATGGGTCTTTCCACCCTGCTGGGATGGCAGCGCTGGCAGGACATTCAACGGGAACAACATCTTCAAACCATGGCTTTGTCGGAATATGTGGCCACCTACCTCAGCTTTTCCAGAGAAATCATCAACCTGATGGCAGAATCCTCTGAACTGGCAGCTTTCCCAGCCATTGTGCCCGAGTTTCTTAAACATTCCCATGCCTTTGAAAGAATTCTCCTCCTGTCGGATCAGGGAGAGGTGCTGGCCACCATACCGCCCCTTGGGTCCCTTAAAGACTACTCAAGACTAATGCCCATGGACCACAGGAACAAAGACAAACAGGATGTCTACATTTCATCACCCTATCAGGCCCCTTTAAGCAGCAATATAACAGCCAGTCTCTTCAGCTATCCAGTAGGCGGTAAACTTGTGGTGGGAGAGCTGAACCTGTTCAGCCTGCAAAATTTCATAACAGGTCTTGGCCAAACAAAAGACAGCACATTTTTCTTTATCACAGACCGCTATGGTAACCTTGTGGCCCACCCGGATCAGAAAATGGTGGCCCAACAAACCAACCTTGGTAATTTTAAGGCTGTGGAACAGGGCCTGAAGGGGCAAGCCGAATTTCTTGGTATCCATAGAATAAGTGGCGTCCACCATCTTTTCAGTGCCGCACCGGTTCTTGGCGGAGACTGGGTGGTATTCACAGCCTGGAACGCCAGAGCAAAATTTTTCTCCGTATTCGCTACCATGGGTATCCTGACTGTTCTGCTGCTGTTTCTTCTCTCCAGCACGGTCTGGCTGCTTCAGCACAACCTGCATGAGGAAGTCTCCCGCCCCCTTGCCATCTTTGCCGAAGCCATGGACAGCCTTGAAAAGGGAGAAGAAAAAAATATCCGCTATCTCGCAAATCTCAAAAAAACACCCTTTCAGGAACTTGAGATTCTTCGTCAAGGTTTTCTGGATATGGCAGATGCCATTGCCCAAAGGGAAAAAGCCCTGCGCAGCAGTGAAAGCAGATTCAGAAACCTTAGCGATGCACTCCCGGAAAGCGTGTTTGAAACGGATTCTTCCTATTCATTTCAGTATATGAACAAAAAAACCATGGAACAGTTCGCTTACACGGAAGAAGAACTGACCAGTGGAATGACTCTGATGGATCTTAGCATTGAGGAAGAACGCAATCTGATTTTTGATTACCTGTGGCAATCCATGGAAAAGGAAGTTATCAGTCCCCTATCCTTCACGGCCCTGAAAAAAAACGGACAGATCTTTGATGCTCAGCTCCATATATCCACCATCCTCACCAATAACAGCCCCAGCGGTATCCGCGGATTCATCATTGATGTTACAAAATCAAAGGAAGAACAGGCCCAGAGACTTGAAATGGAGAGGCGTCTGCTACACTCCCAGAAACTGGAAAGCCTAGGCGTACTGGCCGGTGGCATAGCCCATGACTTCAACAATATCCTTGCAGCCATACAGGGAAATCTGGAACTTGCCCTTCTGGAAATACCCGACAACTCCCCTGCCCTGGAATCTGTTAACCAGGCCAGTACCGCCGTACGCCGTGCCACGGACCTCACCCGGCAGATGCTTGCCTATTCAGGCAAAGGGCAGTTTCTGGTCCAGCGCATCCAGCTCAACCATTTCATTGAAGAAAGCATGACCATGCTCCAGGCAGTCATGCCCAAAACCATCACCATGGAAACCAGATTAGCACCGGAATTACTTGAGATCATGGCAGATCCAGGACAACTGCAACAGGTGATCATCAACCTCATCACCAATGCATCCGAAGCCATGGAAGAACGGCCCGGCACCCTCTCCATTCATACGGGAGTCTGCTTCTGCGAATCAAATTTTTTCCACAACAGCCGAATACTAAAAAAACCTGCTCCCGGTAACTTCGTTTTTCTTGTGGTAAAGGATACAGGTTGCGGCATGGATAAAGATAGCCTGGATCGCCTTTTTGAACCCTTTTTTACAACTAAATTCACAGGCCGGGGCTTAGGCCTTTCTGCGGTTCTGGGTATCATTCAGGGACATGGCGGAGCCATCATGGTGGAAAGCAGGCCGGATAAGGGAACCTCTTTTCAGGTTTTCTTCCCGGCACTCCCCGAAAGCGATTCATGGAAACAGAAAAAAGACCATGGAGACAGCGAGGCAAAGGACGAGGGACAGGAATCTGAGGACAAAGACAAGGGCATGGTCCTTGTAGCAGATGATGAAGAAATGCTCAGAAAACTATACGCTGATGCACTGGAAACAATGGGTTATAAAAGCCTTAGCGCATGTGAAGGCAAAGAAGCCCTGGAAATTTTTCAAAAACACAGCCGGGAAATCATCTGTGTAATCCTTGATCTGACCATGCCCCGTATGGATGGCAAAGCCTGTTTTGAAGCCATACGCAGGATAAAACCGGATATCAGCATTATTCTCTGCAGCGGATACAACGAAGAGGCAGCCATGGACATCTTTCCTGAAGATTCTCCATCCCGCTTTCTTAAAAAACCCTTTTCCATGGCTGCCCTGCAGTTTGCCATGGAAGAACTGACCGGAACTGACAAAATATCCTGA
- the map gene encoding type I methionyl aminopeptidase, whose translation MQLLMKIGRNDPCPCGSGKKYKKCCASRKEPLKVDLNKYYQQTYGVRLKSKEQIEGIRKAGKLVMETHQLVAEYLKSGITTDDVNELVHRHTLKNGGIPAPLNYRGFPKSVCVSPNEVICHGIPGGRVLADGDIVNVDITTILDGYYADANYTYFIGAPSPEARRLVAASLESLRQGLAMVKPGNTTGDIGWAIQRYAEGQGYSVVREFVGHGVGLEFHEGPQILHFGKKGTGVPLVPGMTFTVEPMINIGKKDLYILEDKWTAVTRDGRLSAQFEQTIVVTEDGYESLTPFSLDSFVQAV comes from the coding sequence ATGCAGCTTTTGATGAAAATCGGACGCAATGATCCCTGCCCCTGCGGGTCCGGGAAAAAATATAAAAAATGTTGTGCCAGCCGTAAAGAGCCCCTGAAGGTGGATCTCAATAAATATTATCAGCAGACCTATGGTGTGCGTCTGAAAAGCAAAGAGCAGATAGAAGGTATACGCAAGGCGGGTAAGCTTGTGATGGAGACCCATCAGCTGGTGGCAGAATATCTGAAATCGGGTATCACAACGGATGATGTGAATGAACTGGTGCATCGCCACACCCTGAAAAATGGCGGGATTCCCGCCCCTCTGAACTACAGGGGATTTCCCAAGAGCGTATGTGTTTCCCCTAACGAGGTTATCTGCCATGGTATTCCCGGAGGCAGGGTGCTGGCGGACGGAGACATTGTGAATGTGGATATCACCACCATTCTGGATGGTTATTATGCAGATGCCAATTACACCTATTTTATAGGTGCTCCTTCTCCCGAGGCAAGAAGACTGGTGGCCGCAAGCCTGGAAAGCCTGAGGCAGGGACTTGCCATGGTAAAGCCGGGTAATACCACAGGGGATATCGGGTGGGCCATACAGCGCTATGCCGAAGGGCAGGGCTATTCCGTGGTCAGGGAGTTTGTGGGCCATGGGGTGGGGCTGGAATTTCATGAGGGGCCGCAGATACTTCACTTCGGAAAGAAAGGTACCGGTGTTCCTCTGGTTCCGGGTATGACCTTTACGGTGGAACCCATGATTAACATAGGAAAAAAAGATCTTTATATTCTTGAGGATAAGTGGACGGCCGTTACCAGAGACGGCCGCCTTTCCGCCCAGTTTGAGCAGACCATTGTGGTGACCGAAGATGGCTATGAAAGCCTGACACCCTTTTCTCTGGATAGTTTTGTGCAGGCTGTGTGA